A DNA window from Pseudomonas tohonis contains the following coding sequences:
- a CDS encoding cyclase family protein, whose amino-acid sequence MPLPRPLSRLAALPLLLSLAQGALAAEEVGKSPWGPKDEIGRLNLITPESRAAILGRLSGGKAYDLAVEYFIGMPSWQAAGDPPYQMWMTHTPHGNLLADPMGVGEAMNRHVSYTGSAVSMYAHMGTHIDALNHFGLEGKIWNGYAAADHLGDRGWNVTGAEKLPPIVARGVLIDIPAAKGVELLPDSYRVTRLDLQQALNKQGVRLQKGDVVLIRTGRMRDYENAQRYMTKPPGLSLDAAKFLVEDGGAMVVGADNLSFETFPTEVPDNYIPVHTYLLAQQGTPIMELVDLEGLSRDKVYEFAFIGASLKFRGADAAPIRPVALPID is encoded by the coding sequence ATGCCCCTGCCACGTCCCCTTTCCCGCCTCGCCGCCCTGCCCCTGCTGCTGTCCCTGGCCCAGGGCGCCCTCGCCGCCGAGGAAGTCGGCAAGAGCCCCTGGGGGCCGAAGGACGAGATCGGCCGCCTCAACCTGATCACCCCCGAGTCCCGCGCCGCCATCCTCGGCCGCCTCAGCGGCGGCAAGGCCTACGACCTGGCCGTGGAGTACTTCATCGGCATGCCCAGCTGGCAGGCGGCGGGCGACCCGCCCTACCAGATGTGGATGACCCACACGCCCCACGGCAACCTGCTGGCCGACCCGATGGGCGTCGGCGAGGCGATGAACCGCCACGTCAGCTACACCGGTTCGGCGGTGTCGATGTACGCCCACATGGGCACCCACATCGACGCGCTCAACCATTTCGGGCTGGAGGGCAAGATCTGGAACGGCTACGCCGCCGCCGACCACCTGGGCGACCGCGGCTGGAACGTGACCGGCGCGGAGAAGCTGCCGCCCATCGTCGCCCGTGGCGTGCTGATCGACATCCCCGCCGCCAAGGGCGTGGAGCTGCTGCCGGACAGCTACCGCGTCACCCGCCTGGACCTGCAGCAGGCGCTGAACAAGCAGGGCGTGCGCCTGCAGAAGGGCGACGTGGTGCTGATCCGCACCGGGCGCATGCGCGACTACGAGAACGCCCAGCGCTACATGACCAAACCGCCGGGCCTGAGCCTGGACGCGGCGAAGTTCCTCGTTGAGGACGGCGGCGCCATGGTGGTGGGGGCGGACAACCTCAGCTTCGAGACCTTCCCCACCGAGGTGCCGGACAACTACATCCCCGTGCACACCTACCTGCTGGCCCAGCAGGGCACGCCGATCATGGAGCTGGTGGACCTCGAAGGCCTGTCTCGGGACAAGGTCTACGAATTCGCCTTCATCGGCGCCTCGCTGAAGTTCCGCGGCGCCGACGCCGCCCCGATCCGCCCGGTGGCGCTGCCGATCGACTGA
- a CDS encoding EamA family transporter: MDTSVFLVVMAAAALHAGWNALLKIGLDRLLTATLIQMAAGLVAMLALPFVAFPVAAAWPWIILSAVLHIGYNNFLSRAYQYGDLGQVYPLSRGSSPLIVALLSVLFLHDGLDHAELLGLLTLVIGIWLMAWRGGRSSAGLSRPMLFCSLMTAAFIAGYTLSDAVGARSNGDALSYAAWLFAVNGWVMALVIAVQRGPRVFLQLGPYWKSGLAGGAMSLLAYSIVIWAMTRAPVALVSALRETSVVFALLIGWLALKEPMPAIRLLACLVIAIGVVVMKLG; encoded by the coding sequence TTGGACACCTCGGTATTTCTCGTGGTGATGGCGGCCGCCGCCCTCCACGCGGGCTGGAATGCCCTGCTGAAGATCGGCCTCGACCGCCTGCTCACCGCCACCCTGATCCAGATGGCCGCCGGCCTGGTGGCCATGCTCGCCCTGCCCTTCGTGGCCTTCCCGGTCGCGGCCGCCTGGCCCTGGATCATCCTCTCCGCCGTGCTGCACATCGGCTACAACAACTTCCTGTCCCGCGCCTACCAGTACGGCGACCTCGGCCAGGTGTACCCGCTCTCGCGCGGCAGCTCGCCGCTGATCGTGGCGCTGCTCTCGGTGCTGTTCCTGCATGACGGGCTCGACCATGCCGAGCTGCTCGGCCTGCTGACCCTGGTGATCGGCATCTGGCTGATGGCCTGGCGCGGCGGGCGCAGCAGCGCCGGGCTGAGCCGGCCGATGCTGTTCTGCTCGCTGATGACGGCGGCCTTCATCGCCGGCTACACCCTTTCCGACGCGGTCGGCGCACGCAGCAATGGCGACGCGCTGTCCTACGCCGCCTGGCTGTTCGCGGTGAATGGCTGGGTGATGGCCCTGGTGATCGCAGTGCAACGCGGGCCACGCGTGTTCCTGCAACTCGGCCCGTACTGGAAGAGCGGCCTGGCGGGCGGCGCCATGTCGCTGCTGGCCTACAGCATCGTCATCTGGGCCATGACCCGGGCGCCGGTGGCGCTGGTCTCGGCATTGCGCGAGACCAGCGTGGTATTCGCCCTGCTGATCGGCTGGCTGGCGCTCAAGGAGCCGATGCCGGCGATCCGCCTGCTGGCCTGCCTGGTGATCGCCATCGGCGTGGTGGTGATGAAGCTCGGCTAG
- a CDS encoding DUF2848 family protein, whose translation MTLHFTVAGGESLAFDVRSLVVAGWTGRDADSVAAQVRELGARSPETLPCFYELSADLLCTDDGFQVPGRDSSAEVECVLFSTGTALYVGIGSDHADRRVEGYDIAVSRQLCLKPVGRELWRFHEVAGHWDQLRLRCWRHVEGRDELYQAGLAATLLDPRELIALRTGDASLPAGTAMFCGTLPFIGDPVPGEHFSVELHDPVLGRSLSHSYRVQALD comes from the coding sequence ATGACACTGCACTTCACCGTGGCCGGCGGGGAATCCCTCGCGTTCGATGTACGCAGCCTGGTGGTCGCCGGCTGGACGGGGCGCGATGCCGACAGCGTCGCCGCGCAGGTACGCGAGCTTGGCGCGCGCTCGCCGGAGACGTTGCCCTGCTTCTATGAACTGTCCGCCGACCTGTTGTGCACCGACGACGGCTTCCAGGTGCCGGGCAGGGACTCCTCGGCCGAGGTCGAGTGCGTGCTCTTCTCCACGGGCACGGCGCTCTACGTCGGCATCGGTTCCGACCACGCGGACCGTCGCGTCGAGGGGTACGACATCGCCGTCTCGCGGCAGCTCTGCCTCAAGCCGGTGGGCCGCGAACTGTGGCGTTTCCATGAAGTGGCGGGGCATTGGGACCAGCTGCGCCTGCGTTGCTGGCGCCATGTCGAGGGGCGTGACGAGCTGTACCAGGCTGGGCTCGCCGCGACGCTGCTGGACCCGCGCGAGCTGATCGCCCTGCGCACCGGCGATGCCAGCCTGCCGGCCGGCACCGCGATGTTCTGCGGCACCTTGCCCTTCATCGGCGACCCCGTGCCCGGTGAGCACTTCAGCGTGGAGCTGCATGACCCCGTGCTCGGGCGCAGCCTCAGCCACAGCTACCGGGTGCAGGCGCTGGACTAG
- a CDS encoding I78 family peptidase inhibitor, whose amino-acid sequence MSRTSITFGLALMGALLAGCSSTDAPAEKPAAAASESLPVAAPSEDGRCSSGPVRSLVGKAATPDLVEQAKKAAGASDVRVLKPGSVMTLEYNSRRLNIDTDDANLIKGVSCG is encoded by the coding sequence ATGTCTCGCACTTCCATCACCTTCGGCCTGGCGCTCATGGGCGCTCTGCTGGCCGGTTGCAGCTCCACCGACGCGCCGGCGGAGAAGCCCGCCGCGGCTGCCAGCGAGAGCCTGCCGGTCGCTGCGCCTTCCGAGGATGGCCGCTGCTCGTCCGGCCCCGTGCGTTCGCTGGTGGGCAAGGCCGCGACCCCTGACCTGGTCGAACAGGCGAAGAAGGCCGCCGGTGCCAGCGACGTGCGCGTGCTCAAGCCGGGCAGCGTGATGACCCTGGAATACAACTCCCGCCGCCTGAACATCGACACCGATGACGCCAACCTGATCAAGGGCGTCAGCTGCGGTTGA
- a CDS encoding MFS transporter → MPHHDTHRPELLERAYRRITWRLVPFLVALFILAWLDRVNVGFAKLQMLDDLGFSEAVYGLGAGIFFIGYFLFEVPSNLLLERIGARRTLARITICWGLISTAMFLVTTPTQFYVLRFLLGVFEAGFFPGVVLYLTYWFPTARRARVNGLFMTSFALAGVIGGPLAGLIMDRMADLGGLAGWQWLFIVEGVPSVLAGLAVLRYLPERPADVGWLSEEERALVSAEVARDAAAPGKASRLRDAFLNPHVWLCAAIYFCLVSGNATIAFWVPTLIRELGVEGNLRIGLLAALPFAVGTLAMVLNGIHSDRSGERRLHCAGAAALAGVGLAACAALMGHGVAAMLALTLAAVGILAAFPVFWSLSTLFLTGTAAAGGIAVINSIGNLAGFAAPYLIGWVKDRTGALAGGLYMVAGLELLAAVLVVVFIRKARRG, encoded by the coding sequence ATGCCCCACCACGACACGCACCGCCCAGAGCTGCTGGAGCGGGCCTACCGCCGTATCACCTGGCGCCTCGTGCCCTTCCTGGTGGCGCTGTTCATCCTCGCCTGGCTGGACCGGGTGAACGTAGGCTTCGCCAAGCTGCAGATGCTCGACGACCTGGGCTTCAGCGAGGCGGTGTACGGCCTGGGAGCCGGCATCTTCTTCATCGGCTATTTCCTCTTCGAGGTGCCGAGCAACCTGCTGCTGGAGCGCATCGGCGCGCGGCGCACCCTGGCGCGCATCACTATTTGCTGGGGGCTGATCTCCACCGCCATGTTCCTGGTGACCACGCCCACCCAGTTCTACGTGCTGCGCTTTCTGCTCGGGGTGTTCGAGGCGGGCTTCTTTCCCGGTGTGGTGCTCTACCTAACTTATTGGTTCCCCACCGCTCGGCGCGCGCGGGTCAACGGCCTGTTCATGACCTCCTTCGCCTTGGCCGGGGTGATAGGCGGGCCGCTGGCGGGGTTGATCATGGACCGCATGGCCGACCTCGGCGGCCTGGCCGGCTGGCAATGGCTGTTCATCGTCGAAGGCGTGCCTTCGGTGCTCGCCGGCCTCGCGGTGTTGCGCTACCTGCCGGAGCGGCCGGCGGACGTCGGCTGGCTGAGCGAGGAGGAGCGGGCGCTGGTGAGCGCCGAGGTGGCGCGGGACGCCGCCGCGCCGGGCAAGGCATCCCGCCTGCGCGATGCCTTCCTGAACCCGCACGTGTGGCTGTGCGCGGCCATCTACTTCTGCCTGGTGAGTGGTAACGCCACCATCGCCTTCTGGGTGCCGACGCTGATCCGCGAGCTGGGCGTGGAAGGCAACCTGCGCATCGGCCTGCTGGCGGCCTTGCCCTTCGCCGTCGGCACCCTGGCGATGGTGCTCAACGGCATCCACTCCGATCGCAGCGGCGAGCGGCGCCTGCACTGCGCCGGCGCGGCGGCCCTGGCCGGGGTCGGGCTGGCGGCCTGCGCCGCGCTGATGGGGCACGGCGTGGCGGCGATGCTGGCACTGACCCTGGCGGCGGTGGGCATCCTCGCCGCCTTCCCGGTGTTCTGGTCGCTGTCCACCCTGTTCCTCACCGGCACCGCGGCGGCAGGCGGCATCGCGGTGATCAACTCCATCGGCAACCTCGCCGGCTTCGCCGCGCCTTATCTCATCGGCTGGGTGAAGGACCGCACCGGCGCACTGGCCGGTGGGCTCTACATGGTCGCCGGCCTGGAGCTGCTGGCGGCGGTGCTGGTGGTGGTGTTCATCCGCAAGGCGCGTCGCGGGTAG
- a CDS encoding amidase: MNPLITLAEWSTRLTKGRISSRELTEIMLERAQRHFASGGHAFIELDEEGARAAAEAADHRLSLGRRISSLDGLPVSIKDLFDVAGQVTRAGSRVLEGEPAAADDAPVVASLREAGAVFMGRTNMTEFAYSGLGLNPHFGTPLSPRGKGVIAGGSSSGAAVSVALGMSVVALGSDTGGSVRIPAAFCGVTGFKPTARRLALEGMVPLAPSLDSIGPLAPSVACCAQVDALLTGAGPWCDAGLPLRDRRLFVTADHVLEDLDADVAEAFDWALARLAEQGVEIVEFRFPELQRLPEINAAGGIAAAESWHWHRERLLAGSGHYDPRVAQRIERGGRLSTRDYTELLLERAGLKARAAEVLRGADAWLMPTVSVSPPRLADILDEDAYHRINARVLANPSVVNFIDGCALSIPLPKHPGIALGVCGLGGQDAGILQLGAAMERCLG, translated from the coding sequence ATGAATCCCCTCATCACCCTGGCGGAGTGGTCCACGCGCCTCACCAAGGGGCGCATCAGCAGCCGCGAGCTGACCGAGATCATGCTGGAGCGCGCCCAGCGGCACTTCGCCTCCGGCGGCCACGCCTTCATCGAACTGGACGAGGAGGGCGCCCGCGCCGCCGCCGAGGCCGCCGACCACCGGCTGTCCCTGGGGCGGCGCATTTCGTCGCTGGACGGGCTGCCGGTGTCGATCAAGGACCTGTTCGACGTCGCCGGGCAGGTCACCCGTGCCGGCTCGCGGGTGCTGGAGGGCGAACCCGCTGCGGCGGACGATGCCCCGGTGGTGGCCAGCCTGCGGGAGGCCGGCGCGGTTTTCATGGGGCGCACCAACATGACCGAGTTCGCCTACTCGGGCCTTGGCCTCAACCCGCACTTCGGCACCCCGCTGTCACCCCGGGGCAAGGGCGTCATCGCCGGGGGCTCCAGCTCCGGCGCCGCCGTGAGCGTGGCGCTGGGCATGTCGGTGGTGGCACTGGGCAGCGACACCGGCGGCTCGGTGCGTATTCCCGCAGCCTTCTGCGGGGTGACCGGCTTCAAGCCGACGGCGCGCCGGCTGGCGCTGGAGGGCATGGTGCCGCTGGCGCCGAGCCTGGATTCCATCGGGCCGTTGGCCCCGAGTGTCGCCTGCTGCGCGCAGGTGGACGCGCTGCTGACCGGTGCCGGGCCCTGGTGCGATGCCGGGTTGCCGTTGCGGGACCGGCGCTTGTTCGTGACGGCGGACCATGTGCTCGAGGACCTCGACGCGGACGTGGCCGAAGCCTTCGACTGGGCCCTGGCGCGGTTGGCGGAGCAGGGCGTCGAGATCGTCGAATTCCGCTTCCCCGAACTGCAACGCCTGCCGGAGATCAACGCCGCCGGCGGCATAGCGGCCGCCGAGTCCTGGCACTGGCACCGCGAGCGCCTGCTGGCCGGAAGCGGGCATTACGACCCCCGTGTCGCCCAGCGTATCGAGCGTGGCGGTCGGCTGAGCACCCGTGACTACACGGAGTTGCTGCTCGAACGCGCGGGGCTGAAGGCCCGCGCCGCCGAGGTGCTGCGGGGCGCCGATGCGTGGCTCATGCCCACCGTGTCCGTATCCCCGCCGCGCCTGGCGGACATCCTCGACGAGGACGCCTACCACCGCATCAACGCACGGGTGCTGGCCAACCCGAGCGTGGTCAACTTCATCGATGGCTGTGCACTGTCGATCCCGCTGCCGAAGCACCCCGGTATCGCCCTTGGCGTCTGCGGCCTGGGCGGCCAGGACGCGGGCATCCTCCAGCTGGGCGCCGCCATGGAGCGCTGCCTGGGCTGA
- a CDS encoding DUF2848 domain-containing protein codes for MALDFIIAGERRLAFEPLELVIAGWTGRDHEAVERHIAELQALGIAPPAQVPCFYQVAASLLTTDEVIQVPRDHSTGEVECVLIAGWDGLYVGIGSDHTERQVEALDITLSKQLCAKPVSRQLWPFDEVAGHWDSLVLRCWREREGRRELYQEGEAGSMLDPLDLIERRNGGMTLPQGNVMFCGTLAALEPIAPAEAYTVELHDPVLERTLSHSYRVQVLEVDA; via the coding sequence ATGGCACTGGATTTCATCATCGCGGGCGAGCGTCGCCTGGCCTTCGAACCCCTGGAGCTGGTGATCGCCGGCTGGACCGGACGCGACCACGAGGCCGTCGAGCGTCACATCGCCGAGCTGCAGGCGCTGGGCATCGCTCCACCAGCCCAGGTGCCGTGCTTCTACCAGGTGGCGGCCTCGCTGCTCACCACTGACGAGGTCATCCAGGTGCCGCGCGACCATTCCACCGGAGAAGTGGAATGCGTGCTGATCGCCGGCTGGGACGGGCTCTACGTCGGCATCGGTTCCGACCACACCGAGCGCCAGGTGGAGGCGCTGGACATCACCCTGTCCAAGCAGCTCTGCGCCAAGCCTGTGAGCCGCCAGTTGTGGCCATTCGATGAAGTGGCCGGGCACTGGGACAGCCTGGTGCTGCGCTGCTGGCGCGAGCGCGAGGGTCGCCGCGAGCTGTACCAGGAGGGCGAGGCCGGCAGCATGCTCGATCCGCTGGACCTGATCGAGCGGCGCAACGGTGGCATGACCCTGCCCCAGGGCAACGTGATGTTTTGCGGCACCCTGGCGGCGCTGGAGCCGATCGCCCCCGCCGAGGCCTACACCGTCGAGCTGCACGACCCGGTGCTGGAGCGCACCCTGAGCCACAGCTACCGCGTGCAGGTGCTGGAGGTGGACGCATGA
- a CDS encoding pseudouridine synthase — MSTEPNVRPSTLHLPQGPWTTVLDCLCAHFPAIDRATWLDRMARGRVTDGEGRPVDALRPYQVGLCVRYYREVAQEREIPFEEHVLYQDERLVVVDKPHFLPVMPAGEYVEQTLQARLTRRLGIPGLVPLHRIDRHTAGLVLFSREPATRGAYQALFRERRVHKRYEAVAAPLPQLEFPLTLRTRLEPGEPFFRMQQVDGEPNTETRLEVIERGPQLWRYALHPVTGRKHQLRVHMAALGAGILNDGFYPDLHDTQAPDDHARPLQLLARELAFVDPISGDALRFESTLRLMAIA, encoded by the coding sequence ATGAGCACCGAACCCAATGTGCGCCCCAGCACGCTGCACCTGCCCCAGGGCCCCTGGACGACGGTGCTCGACTGCCTCTGCGCGCATTTCCCGGCCATCGACCGCGCCACCTGGCTCGACCGCATGGCGCGTGGCCGGGTGACCGATGGCGAGGGCCGCCCGGTGGATGCACTGCGCCCCTACCAGGTGGGGTTGTGCGTGCGCTACTACCGCGAGGTGGCACAGGAGCGCGAGATCCCGTTCGAGGAGCACGTGCTCTACCAGGACGAGCGCCTGGTGGTGGTCGACAAGCCGCACTTCCTGCCGGTGATGCCCGCTGGCGAATACGTCGAGCAGACCCTGCAGGCGCGCCTCACCCGGCGCCTGGGCATACCCGGCCTGGTGCCGCTGCACCGCATCGACCGGCACACCGCCGGCCTGGTCCTGTTCTCCCGCGAGCCGGCCACCCGTGGCGCCTACCAGGCGCTGTTCCGTGAGCGCCGCGTGCACAAGCGCTACGAAGCGGTGGCCGCGCCGCTGCCACAGCTGGAATTCCCCCTCACCCTGCGCACCCGCCTGGAGCCGGGCGAGCCCTTCTTCCGCATGCAGCAGGTGGACGGCGAGCCCAACACCGAAACCCGCCTGGAGGTGATCGAGCGCGGCCCGCAGCTGTGGCGCTACGCCCTGCACCCCGTGACCGGCCGCAAACACCAGCTGCGCGTGCACATGGCCGCCCTCGGTGCCGGCATCCTCAACGACGGCTTCTACCCCGACCTGCACGACACCCAGGCCCCCGACGACCATGCCCGCCCCCTGCAACTGCTGGCCCGCGAACTGGCCTTCGTCGACCCCATCAGCGGCGACGCCCTGCGCTTCGAAAGCACCCTGCGGTTGATGGCTATCGCGTAA